One genomic region from Marmota flaviventris isolate mMarFla1 chromosome 6, mMarFla1.hap1, whole genome shotgun sequence encodes:
- the Tbcc gene encoding tubulin-specific chaperone C: protein MESAGCSAAAVGNRDMGSQRDLSLVPERLQRREQERQLEVEKRKQKRQNQEVEEEKSDFFAAAFSRERAAVEELLEGEESVERLEEATSRLQGLQKLLNDSVLFLAPYDLRQGQEALTHLQAALAERRQELQPKKRFAFKTRRKDAALATKVDTAPVAPAAEGIMSPSLPLKDEEALGFSWACGFSNLEFQVLEKRADEVHQRDILLTELSNCTIKLYGNPNTLRLTKARSCKVLCGPVSTSVFLEDCSDCILAVACQQLRLHSTTNTRIFLQVTSRAIVEDCSGIQFAPYTWSYPGIEKDFQGSGLDRSKNNWTNVDDFNWLARDVASPNWSILPEEERKIQWD from the coding sequence ATGGAGAGTGCTGGTTGTTCCGCCGCCGCTGTGGGAAACCGGGACATGGGGTCCCAGCGGGATCTGAGCCTGGTTCCTGAGCGGCTTCAGAGACGCGAGCAAGAGAGGCAACTGGAGGTGGAAAAGCGGAAGCAAAAGCGGCAGAACCAGGAGGTGGAAGAAGAGAAGAGCGACTTTTTCGCCGCCGCCTTCTCTCGGGAACGAGCGGCCGTGGAAGAGCTCCTGGAGGGCGAGGAATCAGTCGAGCGGCTAGAGGAGGCGACGTCTCGGCTCCAAGGGCTGCAGAAACTTCTCAACGACTCAGTTTTGTTCCTAGCCCCCTACGACTTGAGGCAGGGACAAGAGGCGCTGACGCATCTCCAGGCTGCCCTGGCCGAACGGCGCCAGGAGCTGCAGCCCAAGAAGCGGTTCGCTTTCAAGACCCGAAGGAAGGATGCTGCTTTGGCCACCAAAGTAGACACGGCTCCCGTCGCTCCGGCAGCTGAAGGCATCATGTCCCCGTCTCTACCCTTGAAGGACGAGGAAGCACTTGGTTTCAGCTGGGCCTGTGGCTTCTCCAACCTGGAGTTCCAAGTCCTGGAGAAGCGAGCCGACGAGGTGCACCAGCGCGACATCCTTTTGACGGAACTGAGCAACTGCACTATCAAACTGTATGGTAATCCTAACACCTTGCGGCTGACCAAGGCCCGCAGCTGCAAGGTGCTCTGTGGCCCGGTGTCCACCTCTGTGTTCTTGGAAGACTGCAGTGACTGCATACTGGCCGTAGCCTGCCAACAGCTCCGTTTACACAGTACCACAAACACCCGCATCTTCTTACAGGTGACCAGCAGGGCCATAGTGGAGGATTGCAGCGGCATCCAGTTCGCTCCTTATACCTGGAGTTACCCGGGGATCGAAAAGGACTTCCAGGGCTCTGGTTTAGATAGGAGCAAAAACAACTGGACCAACGTTGACGATTTCAATTGGCTGGCCCGGGATGTGGCCTCCCCAAACTGGAGTATTCTTcctgaagaggagagaaagatcCAATGGGACTGA